The Rosa rugosa unplaced genomic scaffold, drRosRugo1.1 SCAFFOLD_177, whole genome shotgun sequence genome has a window encoding:
- the LOC133724172 gene encoding palmitoyl-monogalactosyldiacylglycerol delta-7 desaturase, chloroplastic-like, protein MLDWDHWLVKWRVEFWGREWNFVDIGTFTSLVFLHFLSLFAPFYFTWTAFWLAIALYFVSGVGVTLSFHRNLSHRSFKLPRWLEYFFAYCGVLSLQRSPLDWVSVHRSHHQLTDTVKDPHSPVRGFWFSHVGWTIDYRGRNGNYEPRLKNVGDLKRQPYYMFLHYTYPLHYIALGVLLYFLGGMPFLVWGM, encoded by the exons ATGCTTGATTGGGACCATTGGCTGGTGAAATGGCGAGTGGAGTTTTGGGGGAGGGAGTGGAACTTCGTGGACATAGGCACTTTCACTAGCCTCGTCTTCTTGcacttcctttctctttttgcgCCGTTTTACTTCACCTGGACTGCGTTTTGGCTGGCCATTGCGCTCTACTTTGTCTCAGGTGTCGGTGTAACCCTTTCGTTCCATAGGAATCTCTCCCACAGAAGCTTTAAGCTTCCCAGATGGCTCGAGTACTTCTTTGCCTATTGTGGGGTTTTATCACTTCAG AGAAGTCCCCTTGATTGGGTGAGCGTACACAGATCCCACCATCAGTTGACAGACACAGTGAAAGACCCTCATAGCCCAGTTAGAGGATTCTGGTTTAGTCATGTTGGTTGGACAATCGATTACCGTGGTCGAAACGGAAAT TATGAACCACGACTAAAGAATGTTGGAGATTTGAAAAGACAACCATACTATATGTTTCT ccatTATACATACCCTCTTCATTATATAGCTCTCGGAGTTCTATTGTATTTTCTGGGAGGAATGCCCTTTCTGGTTTGGGGAATG